From the Nitrobacter hamburgensis X14 genome, one window contains:
- a CDS encoding phosphatidate cytidylyltransferase, which yields MNQDQVAPVADPGSRNLRTRIIAALVLAPAAIAVAWSGGPLWIGLVTLASVGLYVEWLMIVGTAQERRTAAAGITALVVSGLCLGFGHSGYSLVVLVIGAAAVGAASQRLRLWSVAGFCYAAAAEFASAQVRLDGDYGFTALMLVLLVVWVTDIGGYFAGRGIGGPKLWPRVSPKKTWAGAVGGLVASLVVAVGFSAFGFGEMMPLLLLGAVLSVVSQSGDLFESAVKRRFGVKDSSQIIPGHGGLLDRLDGFVAAIVLAALFGFLRGDADGIGHALMVW from the coding sequence GGATCAGGTAGCGCCGGTTGCCGATCCGGGATCGCGAAATCTCCGGACGCGTATCATCGCAGCGCTGGTTCTCGCGCCGGCTGCGATTGCCGTCGCATGGTCCGGCGGACCTCTGTGGATCGGACTCGTGACGCTCGCGTCCGTCGGCCTTTACGTCGAATGGCTGATGATCGTCGGCACCGCGCAGGAAAGGCGGACGGCTGCCGCCGGGATCACGGCCCTCGTCGTGTCCGGCCTGTGTCTGGGGTTCGGACACAGCGGGTATTCGCTGGTTGTTCTTGTGATCGGCGCTGCGGCGGTCGGCGCGGCGTCGCAACGGCTACGCCTTTGGTCAGTAGCCGGATTCTGTTATGCGGCTGCGGCCGAATTTGCGTCGGCGCAGGTGCGCCTCGACGGCGACTACGGATTCACCGCGTTGATGTTGGTGCTGCTGGTGGTCTGGGTGACCGATATCGGAGGTTATTTCGCCGGCCGCGGAATCGGTGGACCCAAATTGTGGCCTCGCGTCAGTCCGAAGAAGACATGGGCTGGTGCGGTGGGTGGCCTCGTCGCGAGCCTTGTTGTCGCCGTCGGATTTTCCGCCTTCGGTTTTGGAGAAATGATGCCCTTGCTTCTGCTCGGGGCGGTTCTGTCCGTCGTATCGCAATCGGGCGATCTGTTTGAGTCGGCGGTCAAGAGGCGTTTCGGGGTCAAGGATTCCAGTCAGATCATTCCGGGACACGGCGGGCTGCTCGACCGCCTCGACGGCTTTGTGGCGGCGATTGTTCTCGCCGCGCTTTTCGGATTTTTGCGTGGCGATGCGGATGGCATCGGTCACGCCCTTATGGTTTGGTGA